A single genomic interval of Shewanella psychropiezotolerans harbors:
- the folE gene encoding GTP cyclohydrolase I FolE, protein MTSKEAQLSESALQVQTALLARGLETPMLPSEFSAEERKERIEHHMREILTLMSLDLTDDSLVDTPRRIAKMYVDEIFSGLDYANFPKITVIENKMGFDEMVKVKDISLTSTCEHHLVTIDGFATVAYLPRKNIIGLSKINRIVRFFAQRPQVQERLTQQVLVALQTLLETKDVAVKMDAVHYCVKSRGIMDSTSSTTTTALGGIFKSNPATRAEFLSN, encoded by the coding sequence ATGACATCGAAAGAAGCACAGCTCAGTGAGTCAGCACTACAAGTTCAAACGGCATTATTAGCCCGAGGACTCGAGACACCTATGCTACCTTCAGAATTTAGCGCAGAGGAACGTAAGGAGAGGATCGAACATCATATGCGCGAGATCTTAACCTTGATGTCTCTGGATCTAACCGATGACAGTCTGGTCGATACCCCACGTAGAATCGCCAAGATGTATGTGGATGAGATATTTTCCGGCTTAGATTACGCCAACTTTCCTAAGATCACCGTCATCGAAAATAAGATGGGCTTCGATGAGATGGTTAAGGTCAAAGATATCAGCCTAACCAGTACCTGTGAGCATCATCTGGTCACCATAGATGGTTTCGCGACCGTGGCTTACCTGCCACGCAAGAACATCATAGGTCTGTCTAAGATTAACCGTATCGTACGCTTCTTTGCCCAACGCCCCCAGGTGCAAGAACGCCTCACTCAACAGGTGTTAGTAGCTTTACAGACTCTGCTTGAGACAAAAGATGTGGCGGTGAAAATGGATGCGGTGCATTACTGCGTTAAGTCTCGTGGCATCATGGATTCCACCAGCTCGACAACGACCACCGCACTAGGTGGCATATTCAAGTCAAACCCGGCGACCCGCGCTGAATTCTTAAGTAATTAA
- the pyrE gene encoding orotate phosphoribosyltransferase, with protein sequence MKAYQREFIEFALERQVLRFGEFTLKSGRISPYFFNAGLFNTGRDLARLGRFYATALVDSGIEHDLLFGPAYKGIPIATTTAVALCEHHDIDMPYCFNRKEKKQHGEGGSLVGSELKGRVMLVDDVITAGTAIRESMEIIQAHDASLAGVLIALDRQEKGKGELSAIQEVERDFGCEIISIIKLGDLINYLSEKPGMEVQLASVSAYRDKYGI encoded by the coding sequence GTGAAAGCCTATCAGCGTGAGTTTATCGAGTTTGCCCTAGAGCGTCAGGTGTTGAGATTTGGCGAGTTTACGCTTAAATCCGGCCGTATCAGTCCCTATTTTTTCAATGCTGGTCTGTTTAATACCGGACGCGATCTAGCCCGTCTGGGGCGTTTTTACGCGACTGCTTTGGTCGACTCTGGCATAGAGCATGATCTGCTTTTCGGTCCTGCTTATAAAGGGATCCCAATTGCGACCACGACGGCAGTAGCCCTATGTGAGCACCATGATATCGATATGCCATATTGCTTTAACCGTAAAGAGAAGAAACAGCACGGTGAAGGTGGCAGCCTAGTCGGTAGCGAGCTAAAAGGTCGTGTCATGCTAGTCGATGATGTGATCACCGCTGGCACCGCGATTCGTGAGTCGATGGAGATCATTCAGGCTCATGACGCTTCGCTAGCGGGCGTGCTTATTGCTCTGGATCGTCAAGAGAAAGGTAAGGGTGAGCTCTCTGCTATTCAGGAAGTTGAACGTGACTTTGGCTGTGAGATCATCTCAATCATCAAGCTGGGCGATCTGATCAACTACTTGTCTGAAAAGCCGGGCATGGAAGTGCAGTTGGCCTCGGTGAGTGCTTATCGCGATAAGTACGGGATATAG
- the rph gene encoding ribonuclease PH yields the protein MRPSDRTPAQSRPVTITRQFTAHAEGSVLVEFGETKVLCTASFEVGVPRFLKGKGQGWVTAEYGMLPRSTHTRMNREAARGKQSGRTQEIQRLIGRSLRAAVDMKALGENTIVIDCDVIQADGGTRTAAITGACVALVDALNWARGKGILKTNPLKFLIAAVSVGIYKGEPICDLEYIEDSEAETDMNVVMTETGQMIEIQGTAEGEPFSHEELLSMLELAKHGIREIVDVQKASLN from the coding sequence ATGCGCCCTAGTGACAGAACGCCAGCTCAATCTCGCCCAGTGACGATCACTCGTCAGTTTACAGCTCACGCTGAAGGCTCTGTTTTAGTCGAGTTCGGCGAGACAAAAGTACTTTGTACGGCTAGCTTCGAAGTGGGTGTTCCTCGTTTTCTTAAAGGAAAAGGCCAAGGTTGGGTTACGGCTGAATATGGCATGTTGCCTCGCTCGACTCATACTCGCATGAACCGTGAGGCGGCCCGTGGTAAGCAATCTGGTCGTACTCAAGAGATCCAGCGTCTTATCGGTCGCTCACTACGTGCAGCCGTGGATATGAAAGCCTTAGGCGAAAACACCATAGTTATCGATTGTGACGTGATTCAGGCCGATGGCGGCACACGTACTGCGGCTATCACCGGCGCCTGTGTAGCCTTGGTCGATGCGCTTAATTGGGCGCGTGGTAAGGGTATCTTGAAAACCAACCCGCTTAAGTTTCTTATCGCTGCGGTAAGTGTTGGTATCTATAAAGGTGAGCCAATCTGCGATCTTGAATATATCGAAGACAGTGAAGCTGAAACGGATATGAATGTGGTCATGACCGAAACCGGTCAGATGATTGAGATTCAGGGGACTGCCGAAGGTGAGCCATTTAGTCATGAAGAGTTGCTTAGTATGTTAGAACTGGCTAAGCACGGTATTCGTGAAATAGTCGATGTACAGAAAGCGTCATTGAATTAA
- a CDS encoding YicC/YloC family endoribonuclease, with protein sequence MIQSMTAYARIEHKADWGNASWEIRSVNQRYLETYLRLPEHFRSLEPILRDKLRKRLNRGKIEVNLRYDLADNKSNELQLNQDLAKQLVNAANWVKQEAGQGELNLVDILKWPGVMSGSEQDMDALSKELLVAFDSAIDQFIEARGREGAAIKTMLQTRLDAIVAQVAVVREHMPTVMQWQRDKLTNRLAEITGELDPARLEQEMVILAQKMDVAEEMDRLDAHVAETQRILKKGGAQGRRLDFMMQEFNRESNTLASKSISSEITAAAVELKVLIEQMREQIQNVE encoded by the coding sequence ATGATCCAAAGCATGACAGCCTACGCACGTATCGAACATAAAGCAGACTGGGGCAATGCCTCCTGGGAAATTCGCTCAGTCAATCAGCGCTATCTGGAGACTTATCTGCGTCTGCCTGAACATTTCCGTAGCCTAGAGCCAATCTTACGAGACAAATTACGTAAGCGTTTAAACCGTGGAAAAATCGAAGTTAACCTCAGATACGATCTTGCCGACAACAAGAGCAACGAACTGCAGCTCAACCAAGATCTTGCCAAACAGCTGGTAAACGCAGCCAACTGGGTCAAACAGGAAGCCGGTCAAGGGGAACTCAATCTGGTCGATATCCTTAAATGGCCAGGTGTGATGTCGGGTTCAGAGCAAGATATGGATGCATTAAGCAAGGAGCTATTGGTTGCCTTCGACAGCGCCATCGACCAGTTTATCGAAGCTCGAGGCCGCGAAGGTGCTGCTATAAAGACCATGCTACAAACACGTCTGGACGCCATAGTCGCGCAAGTAGCCGTAGTTCGAGAACATATGCCTACGGTAATGCAATGGCAGCGTGATAAGTTGACTAACCGTTTGGCCGAGATAACCGGAGAACTGGATCCTGCCCGTCTGGAGCAAGAGATGGTTATTCTCGCCCAGAAGATGGATGTCGCAGAAGAGATGGACAGACTCGACGCCCACGTCGCTGAAACTCAACGCATCCTCAAGAAAGGTGGTGCTCAGGGCCGTCGTCTCGACTTTATGATGCAGGAGTTCAACCGCGAGTCGAACACCTTAGCCTCTAAATCTATCAGCAGCGAAATCACTGCTGCCGCAGTAGAGCTTAAAGTGCTAATCGAGCAGATGCGTGAGCAGATCCAGAACGTAGAATAG
- a CDS encoding amino acid adenylation, whose translation MLKQPLERMTDADSNNPGVQPISTNANRVSWQGQVIHLSGRQWQPYDDGSWLVVFMESHSRYCMMLHYPLKPDWAQLQQDFYSHWKLHAIGWLRANRFIRNDDHGMQVLDNIEHYFEQTKVHCFRNLDPSIGAHITEVQHYLHSLFDDYKPRDFDSEEAWELSMFINQQPRKINGQRSKKHQFIPVDRFIDDVLYRFASGICDQHFPDIKSGDFPCPYSDKPILRILNGY comes from the coding sequence ATGCTTAAGCAACCTCTTGAGCGAATGACAGACGCTGATAGCAATAATCCTGGCGTGCAGCCGATTAGCACCAATGCTAATCGTGTGAGCTGGCAGGGGCAGGTTATTCACTTATCCGGCCGTCAGTGGCAGCCCTATGATGATGGCAGTTGGTTAGTGGTGTTTATGGAGTCCCATAGCCGTTACTGCATGATGCTTCACTATCCTCTTAAGCCTGACTGGGCGCAGTTACAGCAAGATTTTTATAGTCACTGGAAACTACATGCCATTGGCTGGTTACGAGCCAATAGGTTTATTCGAAACGATGATCATGGTATGCAGGTACTCGATAATATTGAGCATTACTTTGAACAAACTAAGGTTCACTGTTTTCGTAATTTAGATCCCAGCATAGGCGCCCATATTACTGAGGTTCAGCACTATTTACATTCATTGTTTGATGACTACAAGCCGCGAGATTTTGACAGCGAGGAGGCGTGGGAACTGAGCATGTTTATTAATCAGCAACCGCGAAAGATCAATGGTCAGCGCAGTAAGAAACACCAGTTTATCCCAGTTGACCGCTTTATCGATGATGTCCTATACCGCTTTGCTAGTGGTATCTGCGACCAGCATTTTCCGGATATCAAATCTGGCGACTTTCCTTGCCCTTACTCAGATAAACCGATACTTCGAATATTGAACGGATATTAG
- a CDS encoding ERCC4 domain-containing protein, whose protein sequence is MNKNLIEIAYDDREHAEILLEQLSLHDNLCLVKKRLALGDYQISNWLIERKTLPDLVISLCDGRLFSQVARLSACDHNTALLIEGSSRDIASYDITREALIGALCSISINFNMPILRSLSQAESAKILYFCAKQLYSRETELKLNGRKPKRKKNRQLFILQSLPQVGPKLAKRLLNHFDNIEAVFIASAEELIKVEGIGQEKARKIRDVLTS, encoded by the coding sequence ATGAATAAAAACCTAATTGAGATAGCCTATGACGACAGGGAACACGCGGAAATATTGCTGGAGCAATTATCCCTCCATGACAATCTATGTCTTGTGAAAAAACGCCTTGCCCTAGGTGATTATCAGATAAGTAACTGGCTTATCGAAAGAAAGACACTCCCCGACCTGGTAATTTCTCTTTGTGACGGTAGGCTATTTTCACAGGTAGCAAGATTATCTGCATGCGACCACAATACAGCACTGCTTATAGAAGGTTCATCTCGTGATATTGCATCTTATGATATTACTCGAGAAGCATTGATAGGGGCGCTGTGTTCTATTTCAATCAACTTCAACATGCCTATTTTACGTAGTTTGTCTCAGGCTGAATCAGCTAAAATACTCTACTTTTGCGCCAAACAATTATATAGCAGAGAAACAGAATTAAAACTCAATGGCAGAAAACCTAAACGTAAAAAAAACCGCCAACTTTTCATACTTCAAAGCCTTCCTCAGGTCGGCCCCAAATTAGCAAAACGCCTGTTGAATCACTTTGATAACATCGAGGCCGTATTCATAGCATCAGCAGAAGAGCTCATCAAAGTAGAGGGTATAGGACAAGAGAAAGCGCGAAAAATACGTGACGTATTAACATCATAA